A stretch of Campylobacter volucris DNA encodes these proteins:
- a CDS encoding class D beta-lactamase OXA-493, with translation MKKIFLLFGLFCSFALANENLKDLFKDYNESGVFIAYDGKNYYSNDFKKANKRILPASTFKIFNALIALNEGVVKDTNEIFYHYKGEKVFLPSWKNNANLALAMQRSQLPAYKELARKIGLEKMQKNLNKLNYGNQKISKIDEFWIDDSLQISLKEQATLLFKLANLTLDYPKHIQEEVINIIKLKENDHYELFAKTGWGLRQYGQIVGFIKSKKSDKIYAFALNMNISDFNKLYLREEIVQLYLDQL, from the coding sequence ATGAAAAAAATATTTTTGCTTTTTGGTCTTTTTTGCTCTTTTGCTTTGGCAAATGAAAATTTAAAAGATCTTTTTAAAGATTATAATGAAAGTGGAGTTTTTATAGCTTATGATGGTAAAAATTATTATAGCAATGACTTTAAAAAAGCAAACAAACGCATTTTACCTGCCTCTACTTTTAAAATTTTCAATGCCTTAATCGCACTTAATGAAGGTGTTGTGAAAGATACTAATGAAATTTTTTATCATTACAAAGGTGAAAAAGTATTTTTACCATCTTGGAAAAATAATGCAAACTTAGCTTTAGCTATGCAAAGATCACAACTACCTGCTTATAAAGAACTAGCTAGAAAAATAGGCTTAGAAAAAATGCAAAAAAACTTAAATAAACTTAATTATGGCAACCAAAAAATAAGTAAAATAGATGAGTTTTGGATAGATGATTCTTTACAAATTAGTCTTAAAGAACAAGCTACTTTACTTTTTAAGCTTGCCAATTTAACACTAGACTACCCTAAACATATACAAGAAGAAGTGATTAATATCATCAAGTTAAAAGAAAATGATCATTATGAACTTTTTGCAAAAACAGGTTGGGGTCTTAGACAATATGGACAAATCGTAGGTTTTATAAAAAGTAAAAAAAGTGACAAAATTTACGCTTTTGCTTTAAATATGAATATAAGTGATTTTAACAAGCTTTATCTAAGAGAAGAAATAGTACAACTGTATCTAGATCAATTATAA
- a CDS encoding major antigenic peptide PEB3, protein MKKILSLFGVCAVFASMSFADINMYGPGGPHFALKEVAKVYEDKTGVKVNVNFGPQATWFEKAKKDADILFGASDQSALAIATDFDSFDPKKIQPLYFREAVILTQKGNPLKIKGLKDLANKNVKVVVPEGAGKSNTSGTGVWEDMIGRTKNIDTIKKFRNNIVAFTPNSGGARKLFLDQKADAWITWSDWVKANPDFGDVVSIEKDLVVYRTINVVAKNDSDKQTQDFIKFLQTDDAYKIFKKYGYNK, encoded by the coding sequence ATGAAAAAAATTTTAAGTTTATTTGGTGTTTGTGCTGTTTTTGCTAGCATGTCTTTTGCTGATATTAATATGTATGGTCCTGGTGGTCCACATTTTGCATTAAAAGAAGTTGCTAAAGTATATGAAGATAAAACCGGTGTTAAAGTAAATGTAAATTTTGGTCCTCAAGCTACTTGGTTTGAAAAAGCTAAAAAAGATGCTGATATTTTATTTGGCGCTTCTGATCAATCAGCTTTAGCAATAGCTACTGATTTTGATAGTTTTGATCCTAAAAAAATTCAACCATTATATTTTAGAGAAGCTGTTATACTAACTCAAAAAGGCAATCCTTTAAAAATCAAAGGTTTAAAAGATCTTGCTAATAAAAATGTAAAAGTGGTTGTGCCTGAAGGTGCTGGAAAAAGTAATACTTCTGGTACTGGTGTTTGGGAAGATATGATAGGTAGAACTAAAAATATCGATACAATAAAAAAATTTAGAAACAATATAGTAGCTTTTACTCCAAATAGCGGTGGTGCTAGAAAATTATTTTTAGATCAAAAAGCTGATGCTTGGATTACTTGGAGTGATTGGGTTAAAGCAAATCCTGATTTTGGTGATGTAGTAAGTATAGAAAAAGATTTAGTAGTATATAGAACTATCAATGTGGTTGCTAAAAATGATTCAGATAAACAAACACAAGATTTTATAAAATTCTTACAAACTGACGATGCTTATAAAATTTTTAAAAAATATGGCTACAATAAATAA
- a CDS encoding cytolethal distending toxin subunit B family protein yields MKKILLILFSFVYAFAGFENYNIGTWNLQGSSAATTESKWTISIRQLITGENPLDILMVQEAGTLPSTAVMTQRHVQPGGIPIDEYTWNLGTLSRPNNVFIYYSRIDVGANRVNFAIVSRQMADEVIVIQPPTVASRPIVGIRIGNEAFLNIHAIASGGTDAGALVTAVDDYFRTRPNINWMVAGDFNREPLDTLRLLDRDLLRRVSVFYPPSFTQTTSRRTIDYAIVGNAMRQTPPLLSAVLMFAGLRTFLASDHYPVNFRKF; encoded by the coding sequence ATGAAAAAAATATTATTAATATTATTTAGTTTTGTATATGCTTTTGCAGGATTTGAAAATTATAATATAGGTACTTGGAATTTGCAAGGTTCATCAGCTGCAACCACAGAAAGCAAATGGACTATAAGTATAAGACAATTAATAACAGGAGAAAATCCTTTAGATATTTTAATGGTTCAAGAAGCTGGGACGCTACCTTCTACTGCGGTTATGACTCAAAGACATGTGCAACCTGGGGGAATTCCTATAGATGAATATACTTGGAATTTAGGAACCTTATCGCGTCCAAATAATGTGTTTATTTATTATTCTCGTATAGATGTGGGGGCAAATCGTGTCAATTTTGCAATCGTTAGCAGGCAAATGGCTGATGAGGTAATTGTAATACAACCTCCAACAGTAGCATCGCGTCCTATAGTAGGTATTCGCATAGGTAATGAAGCTTTTTTAAATATACATGCTATTGCTTCTGGAGGGACTGATGCGGGTGCTTTAGTAACAGCAGTTGATGATTATTTTAGAACTAGGCCAAATATAAACTGGATGGTTGCAGGTGATTTTAATAGAGAACCTTTGGATACTTTAAGATTGTTAGATAGAGATTTGTTAAGAAGAGTGAGTGTGTTTTACCCGCCTAGTTTTACACAAACTACATCTAGAAGAACGATTGATTATGCTATAGTGGGAAATGCTATGAGACAAACTCCACCTTTATTGTCAGCTGTGTTGATGTTTGCTGGACTTAGAACCTTTTTAGCATCAGATCATTATCCTGTAAATTTTAGAAAATTTTGA
- the pepT gene encoding peptidase T encodes MGIVERFINYTKINTTTSRENGAKGIMPSSPNQTDLAKLLEKELQELGLKDIKRRESTITTALLPANTQNAPKIAFFAHLDTSMEQINDTKAQITHYKGGDICLNKDLNLYLKEDEFKELKNYINDDIIHTDGTSLLGADDKAAIAAIMDMLEFFVKNPDIKHGDIYACFLPDEEQGLRGAKAFDIKEINSDFGYCLDCCEIGEFIYENWNAGDCEVEFIGKSAHPMSAKGKLINSLILAHKFISMLPNGEAPEYTENKEGYFWVKDLKGNSAKTILKIDVREFDDEKYTQRMQFLQNLCDSFKTLYGEERINIKLSNRYKNVFNSLKSTDSLPIKLALQAYENLNIKTKIIPMRGGYDGAVLSEKGLPCPNIFTGAHNFHSIYEYLPVNSLKAASKVIQEIIILAAKEV; translated from the coding sequence ATGGGTATAGTTGAAAGATTTATAAACTACACAAAAATAAACACTACAACAAGCAGAGAAAATGGAGCTAAAGGCATAATGCCATCAAGCCCAAACCAAACAGATCTTGCAAAATTACTTGAAAAAGAACTACAAGAATTAGGCTTAAAAGACATAAAAAGAAGAGAAAGCACTATCACAACAGCTCTTTTACCAGCAAACACCCAAAATGCTCCTAAAATAGCTTTTTTTGCACATTTAGATACAAGTATGGAGCAAATAAATGATACCAAAGCTCAAATTACACATTATAAAGGCGGAGATATTTGTCTAAACAAAGATTTAAATTTATATCTAAAAGAAGATGAATTTAAAGAACTTAAAAATTATATAAATGATGATATCATCCATACAGATGGCACGAGTTTATTAGGAGCTGATGATAAAGCTGCTATTGCTGCTATAATGGATATGTTAGAGTTTTTTGTAAAAAATCCTGATATTAAACATGGAGATATTTATGCTTGTTTTTTACCAGATGAAGAACAAGGCTTAAGAGGTGCCAAAGCTTTTGATATAAAAGAAATAAATTCAGATTTTGGATATTGTTTAGATTGTTGTGAAATAGGCGAGTTTATATATGAAAATTGGAACGCAGGTGATTGCGAAGTCGAATTTATAGGCAAATCAGCTCATCCTATGAGTGCTAAAGGAAAACTGATAAATTCTTTAATACTAGCTCATAAATTTATATCTATGCTACCAAATGGAGAAGCTCCAGAATATACAGAAAATAAAGAAGGATATTTTTGGGTAAAAGATTTAAAAGGTAATAGTGCTAAAACTATATTAAAAATAGATGTTAGAGAATTTGATGATGAAAAATACACTCAAAGAATGCAATTTTTACAAAATTTATGTGATAGTTTTAAAACTCTTTATGGAGAAGAAAGAATCAATATAAAATTAAGCAATAGATATAAAAATGTATTTAATTCTTTAAAAAGCACGGATTCTTTACCTATAAAACTTGCATTACAAGCTTATGAAAATTTAAATATAAAAACTAAAATCATCCCTATGCGTGGTGGATATGATGGAGCAGTATTATCTGAAAAAGGATTACCTTGTCCAAATATTTTTACAGGAGCACATAATTTTCACTCTATTTATGAATATTTACCAGTAAATTCCTTAAAAGCTGCTAGTAAAGTTATACAAGAAATTATCATACTAGCTGCTAAAGAAGTTTAA
- the surE gene encoding 5'/3'-nucleotidase SurE codes for MKRILLTNDDGYESKGLIKLAKMLKKHFKAEITIVAPANEKSACSHSITLTKPLRFQKVKKRFYKLEDGTPADCVYLALHALYKNHLPDLIISGINKGANVGEDITYSGTCAGAMEAVLHGIPAIALSQFYQDDQKELNFKLALNITKKIVKKVFKKGFPLDKKEFLNINFPSSKTNFKGIKICKAGKRIYSYEAHSNINPRGIEYYWLAAANLDHEDEKKSDITLLKQGYATITPIMLNLTAYKQMKNLKKWMKNG; via the coding sequence ATGAAAAGAATTCTACTAACTAATGATGATGGATACGAAAGCAAGGGTTTGATAAAACTAGCCAAAATGCTCAAAAAACACTTTAAAGCTGAAATTACTATAGTTGCTCCAGCAAATGAAAAATCAGCTTGCTCACATTCTATAACCTTAACCAAACCCTTAAGATTTCAAAAAGTAAAAAAAAGATTTTACAAACTCGAAGATGGCACACCTGCAGATTGTGTGTATTTAGCCTTACATGCTTTGTATAAAAATCACCTGCCAGATCTTATCATCAGTGGTATAAACAAAGGTGCAAATGTAGGAGAAGACATCACTTATTCAGGAACTTGCGCAGGTGCTATGGAAGCAGTATTGCATGGAATTCCTGCTATTGCTTTATCGCAATTTTATCAAGATGATCAAAAAGAATTAAATTTCAAACTCGCTCTTAATATAACCAAAAAAATAGTAAAAAAAGTTTTCAAAAAAGGTTTTCCTTTAGACAAAAAAGAATTTTTAAATATCAATTTTCCATCTTCAAAAACTAATTTCAAAGGTATAAAAATTTGCAAAGCGGGTAAAAGAATTTATAGCTATGAAGCTCACTCCAATATCAACCCAAGAGGTATTGAGTATTATTGGTTAGCTGCTGCTAATCTTGATCATGAAGATGAAAAAAAATCAGACATTACACTTTTAAAACAAGGCTATGCCACAATAACCCCTATAATGCTTAATCTAACAGCTTATAAACAAATGAAAAATCTCAAAAAATGGATGAAAAATGGATAG
- the pepE gene encoding dipeptidase PepE — MSKLLLFSASGYKDSPYLSHTIEFIDTFLKENAAIDEDILFIPYAGVRRSYDAYEAKVKDGLKKDNIKSLHHFSDKKEAILNAKVFLVGGGNSFMLLSKLYEYDLLEVLKERIINGACYIGWSAGSNIAGKSIMTTNDMPIIMPKSFDSLGVFKHQINPHFISGKIAGHNGESREERLEEFLITNPKDIVYAIPEGSALKVQGDVLKIVGHHDILKIQYPFEIEYLKTNCEYKI, encoded by the coding sequence ATGTCAAAACTTCTACTTTTTAGTGCTTCTGGCTATAAAGATAGCCCGTATTTAAGCCATACTATCGAATTTATAGATACATTTTTAAAAGAAAATGCAGCGATTGATGAGGACATACTTTTTATACCTTATGCAGGTGTTAGAAGAAGCTATGACGCTTATGAAGCTAAGGTAAAAGATGGTTTAAAAAAAGATAATATTAAATCTTTACACCATTTTAGTGATAAAAAAGAAGCTATTTTAAATGCTAAGGTTTTTTTAGTGGGTGGTGGAAATAGCTTTATGTTGTTATCTAAGCTTTATGAGTATGATTTATTAGAAGTGTTAAAAGAGCGTATTATAAATGGAGCTTGTTATATAGGTTGGAGTGCAGGATCTAATATAGCAGGAAAAAGCATAATGACTACCAATGATATGCCTATAATTATGCCAAAAAGTTTTGATAGTTTAGGCGTGTTTAAACATCAAATCAATCCACATTTTATAAGTGGTAAAATCGCTGGGCATAATGGAGAAAGCAGAGAAGAGCGTTTGGAGGAATTTTTAATCACTAATCCTAAAGATATAGTATATGCCATCCCTGAAGGTTCTGCCTTAAAAGTGCAAGGAGATGTTTTAAAAATCGTAGGTCATCATGATATTTTAAAAATACAATATCCTTTTGAGATCGAATATTTAAAAACTAATTGTGAATATAAAATTTAA
- a CDS encoding cytolethal distending toxin, subunit CdtC, which translates to MKKVIAIFLLMFNFAFAEMESTDSTLMLSIRSLETGITLSPFRETSQDLRDQNWIVKEIQLNEKLKEKDKMADRLPFGYVQFTHPSDKDICLAIAPSGFFVGKSCSIDLQKGEMETVFSIMPTTTSAVQIRSLVLNSDECIVTFYNPNVPIEQRFGLDFCTIDPVFFAELNELMILTPALMNAQPLE; encoded by the coding sequence ATGAAAAAAGTTATTGCTATATTTTTATTAATGTTTAATTTTGCGTTTGCTGAGATGGAATCAACTGATTCTACTTTAATGCTTAGTATTAGATCTTTAGAAACAGGTATAACTTTGAGTCCTTTTAGGGAAACCTCTCAAGATCTTAGAGATCAAAACTGGATAGTAAAAGAAATTCAATTAAATGAAAAATTAAAGGAAAAAGACAAAATGGCAGATAGATTGCCTTTTGGTTATGTTCAATTTACTCATCCAAGTGATAAAGATATATGTTTAGCCATTGCACCAAGTGGCTTTTTTGTAGGGAAATCTTGCAGTATAGATTTACAAAAAGGAGAAATGGAAACGGTTTTTTCTATTATGCCTACTACAACTTCAGCTGTTCAAATAAGATCTTTGGTTTTAAATAGTGATGAGTGTATAGTTACTTTTTATAATCCAAATGTTCCTATCGAGCAGCGTTTCGGTTTAGATTTTTGCACTATTGATCCAGTATTTTTTGCTGAATTAAATGAACTTATGATTTTAACACCAGCATTAATGAATGCTCAACCTTTAGAGTAA
- the dcuC gene encoding C4-dicarboxylate transporter DcuC, which yields MQALYLLIAILGVIAVVYLLIKKIETKTALIGVGFILCLLSLKPTEALSAFTHAMVQPALIKAICASMGFAFVMKVTKCDKHLVKLLTAPLKNVGFFLIPLAFMVTFFIAIAIPSAAGCSAAVGATLIPLLMASGIKPAMAAATVLCGTIGGILSPGVSHTALISEISGKNIQEIILVQTPNALTAGVIVMISLMIMALIFKDYQKGKAFEVANQNVKEESIEKVNILYALMPLVPLAILIIGASPLHAYEFLSWTSKIGVAEAMLLGAIIAIVVTWSKPDTISKEFFNGMGKSYAEIIGIIIAASVFVAGLKACGVIDIIIEWLKNEQHYVRFGGTFIPFLMAMITGSGDAAAMAFNKAVTIHAQDLGFDQVKLGTAVAMSAVLGRYLSPILGACIIVSAIAGVSPLEIVKRTALGCVISVVVIAFVLL from the coding sequence ATGCAAGCTTTATATCTTTTAATTGCTATTTTAGGTGTTATTGCTGTGGTGTATTTACTAATAAAAAAAATAGAAACCAAAACAGCATTAATCGGGGTAGGGTTTATCTTGTGTTTGCTCTCTTTAAAACCTACAGAGGCTTTGAGTGCTTTTACTCACGCTATGGTTCAACCTGCTTTGATTAAAGCAATTTGTGCGAGTATGGGTTTTGCTTTTGTGATGAAAGTTACAAAATGTGATAAGCATTTGGTAAAACTTTTAACAGCACCTTTGAAAAATGTAGGATTTTTCTTAATTCCACTTGCTTTTATGGTAACTTTTTTCATAGCTATTGCTATACCTTCAGCTGCTGGGTGTTCGGCTGCAGTAGGAGCTACTTTAATACCACTTTTAATGGCTTCGGGTATAAAACCTGCTATGGCAGCAGCTACTGTTCTTTGTGGAACTATAGGCGGTATTTTAAGTCCTGGGGTTTCACATACAGCTTTAATCTCTGAAATTTCTGGTAAAAATATACAAGAAATAATCTTGGTACAAACTCCAAATGCTCTAACAGCAGGAGTGATAGTTATGATTTCTTTGATGATTATGGCTTTGATTTTTAAAGATTATCAAAAAGGTAAAGCATTTGAAGTAGCAAATCAAAATGTAAAAGAAGAAAGTATAGAAAAAGTCAATATTTTATACGCTTTAATGCCTTTGGTGCCTTTGGCGATTTTGATAATAGGTGCAAGTCCTTTGCATGCGTATGAATTTTTGTCTTGGACTTCTAAAATAGGCGTGGCTGAAGCTATGCTTTTAGGAGCTATTATAGCTATAGTTGTAACTTGGAGTAAGCCTGATACAATTTCAAAAGAATTTTTCAATGGTATGGGAAAATCTTATGCTGAAATCATTGGTATTATTATAGCAGCGAGTGTTTTTGTGGCTGGTCTTAAAGCATGTGGGGTAATAGATATAATCATAGAATGGCTTAAAAATGAGCAACATTATGTGCGTTTTGGTGGGACTTTTATACCATTTTTAATGGCTATGATCACAGGAAGCGGAGATGCTGCTGCTATGGCGTTTAATAAAGCAGTAACAATCCATGCTCAAGATCTTGGGTTTGATCAAGTTAAACTTGGTACAGCTGTAGCAATGTCTGCTGTGCTTGGAAGATATCTTTCTCCTATTTTGGGAGCTTGTATTATCGTTTCAGCTATTGCTGGGGTTAGTCCTTTAGAGATTGTCAAAAGAACAGCTTTAGGATGCGTGATTTCAGTGGTAGTGATTGCTTTTGTGTTATTATAA
- a CDS encoding pimeloyl-ACP methyl esterase BioG family protein: MKTYFLHKNENSSNLILFFSGFCSHFSHFSHLKSDENVLMVYDYSDFNFDIDLTKFKNITLIAWSMGVCVASKILKDIKFDKKIAINGTDLPINDEFGIKEAIFRLTMKKFDLENFKKNMFEDDLNLSKNFKFNDEFYLKNELLSLYEFCTKDLNENFIWDKALLSKNDKIFPFNASFKFFKDKAFILDKGHFIFFDFNTWNEF, from the coding sequence TTGAAAACATATTTTTTACATAAAAATGAAAACTCATCAAATTTGATCTTATTTTTTTCAGGATTTTGCTCGCATTTTAGCCATTTTTCGCATTTAAAAAGTGATGAAAATGTTTTAATGGTTTATGATTATAGTGATTTTAATTTTGATATAGATTTAACCAAATTTAAAAATATCACTTTAATAGCTTGGTCTATGGGAGTTTGTGTAGCAAGTAAAATTTTAAAAGATATAAAATTTGATAAAAAAATCGCTATAAATGGCACAGATTTACCTATAAATGATGAATTTGGGATCAAAGAAGCTATTTTTAGACTTACGATGAAAAAATTTGATTTAGAAAATTTTAAAAAAAATATGTTTGAAGATGATTTAAATTTGAGTAAAAATTTTAAATTTAATGATGAGTTTTATTTGAAAAATGAGCTTTTGAGTTTGTATGAATTTTGTACTAAAGATTTAAATGAAAATTTTATTTGGGATAAGGCTTTACTTAGTAAAAACGATAAAATATTTCCTTTTAATGCAAGTTTTAAATTTTTTAAAGATAAAGCTTTTATCTTAGATAAAGGACATTTTATATTTTTTGATTTTAACACTTGGAATGAGTTTTGA
- a CDS encoding methyltransferase domain-containing protein, producing MNFLKAKNTYSANALVQKDMAIKLCKMLSDGDLKYFDRVFEFGCGVGIFSQILQKNIKFKHYFLNDIYPFENPCKYDEFGVFDMNELKNHHFFNKKFDLITSNACVQWLDLDLLIENISFILEKNAYFLFSTFGEKNFTQIKQSTNLSLKYLSLEQIKQKLSKKFKIIKAKEELKELKFDHTLELFRHLKLSGVNSLDKNFFISKAFLKNYEKEFQNTLTYHPMFFLLEKHNH from the coding sequence TTGAATTTTTTAAAGGCTAAAAATACTTATAGTGCTAATGCATTGGTGCAAAAAGATATGGCTATAAAGCTTTGCAAAATGCTTAGCGATGGTGATTTAAAATATTTTGATAGAGTTTTTGAATTTGGTTGTGGAGTTGGAATTTTTAGCCAAATTTTGCAAAAAAATATAAAATTTAAGCATTATTTTTTAAACGATATTTATCCTTTTGAAAACCCTTGCAAATATGATGAATTTGGCGTTTTTGATATGAATGAGCTTAAAAATCATCATTTTTTTAATAAAAAATTTGATCTTATAACTTCAAATGCTTGCGTGCAATGGCTTGATTTAGATTTATTGATAGAAAATATTTCTTTTATTTTAGAAAAAAATGCTTATTTTCTTTTTTCTACTTTTGGAGAAAAAAATTTCACTCAAATAAAACAAAGCACAAATTTATCACTTAAATATTTAAGCTTGGAGCAAATTAAACAAAAACTTTCTAAAAAATTTAAAATCATCAAAGCAAAAGAAGAATTAAAAGAATTAAAATTTGATCATACTTTAGAGCTTTTTAGGCATTTAAAATTAAGCGGGGTTAATTCTTTAGATAAAAATTTTTTCATAAGCAAGGCATTTTTGAAAAACTACGAAAAAGAATTTCAAAACACCTTGACTTATCACCCTATGTTTTTTTTGCTTGAAAAACACAACCATTAG
- a CDS encoding tRNA cyclic N6-threonylcarbamoyladenosine(37) synthase TcdA encodes MDRYTRIKWLVNEENFIKFQNTKVLVCGLGGVGGICVDALFRSGFSNLTLIDADKFETTNQNRQLHSENIGKEKAKVFERIYNAKGIVSKIDDEFLKNFDLNEFDLIIDAIDDIPAKVALANLVDLKKQIFISSTGGARKLDPTRIKTTSIFKTHGDALAKKFRYELRKSGFKGDFDVVFSDEEAHCKDLGSFMGVTASFGLALASLALRKVLNKKK; translated from the coding sequence ATGGATAGATACACGCGTATAAAATGGCTTGTTAATGAAGAAAATTTTATTAAATTTCAAAATACCAAAGTTTTAGTTTGCGGACTTGGTGGAGTTGGTGGAATTTGTGTTGATGCGCTTTTTAGAAGTGGATTTAGCAATTTAACTTTAATCGATGCAGATAAATTTGAAACAACCAATCAAAACCGCCAACTACATAGTGAAAATATAGGCAAAGAAAAGGCTAAGGTTTTTGAACGCATTTATAATGCTAAAGGTATAGTGAGTAAAATTGATGATGAGTTTTTAAAAAATTTTGATTTGAACGAATTTGATTTAATCATTGATGCAATTGATGATATACCTGCCAAAGTTGCTTTAGCCAACTTAGTTGATTTAAAAAAGCAAATTTTTATCTCATCAACTGGTGGAGCTAGGAAACTTGATCCAACACGCATTAAAACCACAAGCATCTTTAAAACTCATGGTGATGCCCTAGCTAAAAAATTCCGCTATGAACTTAGAAAGTCAGGCTTTAAAGGGGATTTTGATGTAGTATTTTCAGATGAAGAAGCTCATTGTAAAGATCTTGGTTCTTTTATGGGTGTGACAGCCTCTTTTGGACTCGCTCTAGCATCTTTAGCCTTAAGAAAAGTACTCAATAAAAAAAAATAA
- a CDS encoding CPBP family intramembrane glutamic endopeptidase codes for MVALSTHLFLAISLVLLSLDKAKISYLFLLFSLLLGYMFNIINATFIMINVLVFIIAILYQYKKFFILEVALFIYALALFLHFIPGVNNIKVLDQVYASTNSAPFNLYFSIDKPLGIFILFLLFPILFKNTNYTRASVLKWGLLFLSPILLLCVPWYLDVIKLEISLPSWILYFLFSNLLLVALVEEAFFRGYLQQRLTQFIHPNLALLIASIAFGLVHYKSGVLMIVFASIAGLIYGLAYKYSKSLWSSVLFHYGLNLIHLVFFTYPFYLKH; via the coding sequence ATGGTGGCTTTAAGCACTCATCTTTTTTTGGCTATTTCTTTGGTGTTACTTTCACTTGATAAAGCTAAAATATCGTATTTATTTTTACTCTTTTCACTTTTACTAGGATATATGTTTAACATTATAAACGCAACCTTTATAATGATTAATGTATTAGTTTTTATCATAGCTATATTGTATCAGTATAAAAAATTTTTCATACTTGAAGTAGCTTTGTTTATCTATGCTTTGGCTTTATTTCTTCATTTTATCCCGGGCGTAAACAACATCAAAGTCTTAGATCAAGTCTATGCAAGCACAAATAGTGCACCTTTTAATCTTTACTTTAGCATCGACAAACCACTAGGTATTTTTATACTTTTTTTACTTTTTCCAATTTTATTTAAAAACACAAACTACACCAGAGCTTCAGTATTAAAATGGGGTTTGTTATTTTTATCTCCCATTCTTTTGCTATGTGTGCCTTGGTATTTAGACGTAATCAAGCTAGAAATCAGCTTACCATCATGGATTTTGTATTTTTTATTTTCAAACCTTTTATTGGTGGCTTTAGTGGAAGAAGCTTTTTTTAGAGGTTATCTCCAACAAAGACTTACGCAGTTTATCCACCCCAACCTTGCCTTACTAATCGCAAGCATAGCTTTTGGACTAGTGCATTACAAAAGCGGTGTTTTGATGATTGTATTTGCTAGTATAGCGGGTTTGATTTATGGCTTAGCTTATAAGTATTCAAAAAGCTTATGGAGTAGTGTATTGTTTCACTATGGTTTAAATTTAATCCATTTGGTGTTTTTTACCTATCCCTTTTACCTAAAACACTAA
- a CDS encoding cytolethal distending toxin subunit A/C yields the protein MIFCFVMLVLGCSSKEDLNPLGRSLGDMYDDDPLKLGNAPGKPAKEIRPTTSTSNSKVKIPPHPPILKSNPSNTNENPQPRLTSEGKFNEVGVFESSGVTSDFVTIMNPAGTILVMSNLNPGNWIWGYTLLNSKNFGNARAWQLIEFPKNMVMIKNARTGTCLNAYKGGVVHYTCDPSNQAQFWTLIPFDNKAVKIQNLATKLCLQSFIKDPLRDFDKVSQIFLTKCVKKGESNLDQQWYITAPPFTAKPLYRKGEK from the coding sequence ATGATTTTTTGTTTTGTAATGCTAGTTTTGGGTTGTTCTTCCAAAGAAGATTTAAATCCTTTAGGTAGATCTTTGGGCGATATGTATGATGATGATCCTTTAAAATTAGGTAATGCTCCAGGCAAACCTGCAAAGGAAATTAGACCTACGACTTCAACTTCTAATTCTAAGGTTAAAATTCCACCCCATCCACCAATTTTAAAATCAAATCCATCTAACACAAATGAAAATCCTCAACCAAGGCTAACTAGCGAAGGGAAATTCAATGAAGTTGGGGTATTTGAAAGTAGTGGTGTGACGAGTGATTTTGTAACTATTATGAATCCAGCTGGAACTATTTTGGTAATGTCAAATTTAAATCCAGGTAATTGGATTTGGGGTTATACTTTGTTAAATAGTAAAAATTTTGGCAATGCTAGAGCTTGGCAGTTAATAGAATTTCCAAAAAATATGGTTATGATTAAAAATGCTAGAACAGGAACTTGTTTAAATGCTTATAAAGGCGGAGTGGTGCATTATACTTGTGATCCTAGCAATCAAGCTCAATTTTGGACTTTAATTCCATTTGATAATAAAGCTGTTAAAATTCAAAATTTAGCCACCAAATTGTGCTTACAATCTTTTATAAAAGATCCGCTTAGAGATTTTGACAAGGTTAGTCAGATTTTTCTTACAAAATGTGTTAAAAAAGGAGAGTCAAATTTAGATCAGCAATGGTATATAACTGCACCTCCATTTACTGCAAAACCACTTTATAGAAAGGGTGAAAAATGA